From one Vibrio neonatus genomic stretch:
- a CDS encoding FadR/GntR family transcriptional regulator: MSFFALVENSDRRIHVQVARQIARKILSGELKENQKIPCETELCEAFGVSRTALRESTKLLSAKGLIESKPKVGTRICPRGEWHFLDPQFIEWIQDLEDIKPFLAQFLGLRKAIEPEACALAAKNATVEQRKDLSKYFQCMTIAANEFDYERWGINDLLFHQTIFLATGNQFYVPFSNILSAIFKQFIDYSAMGGRFCMTEHQAIYDSIMSGNSEQARIASRTLLDDGNQTLAKVS, translated from the coding sequence ATGTCGTTTTTCGCGTTGGTAGAGAATTCAGACCGTAGAATTCACGTTCAAGTAGCAAGACAAATCGCTCGCAAGATTTTGTCTGGTGAACTCAAAGAAAATCAAAAGATTCCTTGTGAAACTGAATTATGTGAAGCATTCGGGGTAAGTCGTACGGCGTTAAGAGAATCGACCAAGCTTCTTTCTGCAAAAGGATTAATTGAATCTAAGCCTAAAGTGGGAACCCGTATTTGTCCCCGTGGCGAATGGCACTTCCTTGACCCTCAATTTATTGAATGGATTCAAGATCTAGAAGATATCAAACCATTTCTGGCACAGTTTCTAGGCCTTCGTAAAGCCATCGAACCAGAAGCTTGCGCACTAGCAGCCAAAAATGCCACCGTAGAGCAACGTAAAGACCTTTCTAAATACTTCCAGTGCATGACCATCGCTGCCAACGAGTTTGACTATGAGCGCTGGGGAATTAACGACCTTTTGTTCCACCAAACCATCTTTTTGGCGACAGGGAATCAATTTTACGTACCGTTTAGCAATATATTGTCGGCCATCTTTAAACAATTTATCGATTACTCAGCAATGGGTGGACGTTTTTGCATGACTGAGCACCAAGCGATCTATGACTCCATCATGTCTGGCAACTCAGAACAAGCACGCATTGCATCAAGAACACTGCTTGATGATGGCAACCAAACATTAGCTAAAGTTTCATAA
- a CDS encoding FadR/GntR family transcriptional regulator: MAGSFNSIAGSKRSLHVQVAREIARGILSGNLAQGSILPGEMTLCEQFGISRTALREAVKLLTSKGLLESRPKVGTKVVDRAYWNFLDPQLIEWMDGLADIDQFCFQFLGLRRAIEPEACALAAQFATAEQRIELSETFQEMVEVASEDELNIERWTDVDMRFHSLIFNSTGNDFYLPFGNILTTMFVNFIVHSSEEGNTCINEHREIYDAIMAGNSDKARQASANHLQEGKHRLPAVS; encoded by the coding sequence ATGGCTGGTTCATTTAATTCAATAGCAGGCTCTAAACGAAGCCTGCATGTACAAGTTGCTCGAGAGATTGCTCGGGGAATTCTTTCTGGAAATCTTGCTCAAGGCTCTATTTTGCCTGGTGAGATGACGCTTTGTGAACAGTTCGGTATCAGTCGAACTGCATTACGTGAAGCGGTAAAACTACTTACCTCTAAAGGCTTGCTTGAGTCTCGCCCTAAAGTGGGTACAAAAGTAGTCGACCGTGCTTATTGGAACTTTTTAGACCCTCAATTGATTGAGTGGATGGATGGTCTAGCGGATATCGATCAGTTTTGTTTTCAATTCTTAGGCTTACGCCGTGCAATTGAGCCAGAAGCGTGTGCATTAGCAGCTCAGTTTGCAACAGCTGAGCAACGTATAGAGCTTTCAGAAACGTTTCAAGAGATGGTAGAAGTAGCATCTGAAGATGAATTAAATATTGAGCGTTGGACTGATGTTGATATGCGTTTCCATAGTTTAATATTTAATTCAACTGGTAACGATTTCTATCTACCGTTTGGTAATATTCTTACCACTATGTTTGTCAACTTTATTGTTCACTCATCAGAAGAAGGTAACACCTGTATTAATGAGCACCGTGAAATTTACGATGCGATTATGGCAGGCAATAGCGATAAAGCGAGACAAGCTTCTGCTAATCATCTGCAAGAAGGTAAACACCGTTTACCTGCGGTAAGCTAG
- a CDS encoding MATE family efflux transporter: MQSMLMIDTFQVSPLGEVSLAAMGIAGTIVAFIIGIQMALANGTQLVLSRAVGSGVKSSLAKGFWAGMSINFTVAVIFLALLQIFNHQLIEALTSDPSLYHEVNQYLSVSQYLVLFNAITQVIISLFNSLGRTKIPFKGYLIEMPLNALISYLLIYGFAGFEGMGLKGAATGSLIAIMVRMAYLLLCVRYADDIELPFKKYINGLAMSIKNHFIEVFPIAANMTILSIGATVYQLLYSQLHINAYVAITLIMPWLRSGTQFITAWALSSAISISQAIGSNKMDDLVKNVDTSINIAVVISIICALFFGVLSLIIAKIYPHLDPETYVALATIAPLYIFLPVVRGYNTVHGHVLRALGKTSAVFKINFTGQWVISIPLCALIIMSFGGSIFWAFAIQPLEEIVKALPFRHLARKSLREFDAEKAKKLMYD; encoded by the coding sequence ATGCAATCCATGCTGATGATCGATACCTTTCAGGTTTCTCCCCTTGGTGAAGTCTCACTTGCCGCTATGGGTATTGCAGGTACCATCGTTGCCTTTATTATTGGCATTCAAATGGCATTGGCCAACGGCACCCAATTAGTGCTTAGCCGCGCGGTAGGCTCAGGCGTTAAATCCTCATTAGCAAAAGGGTTTTGGGCGGGAATGAGCATCAACTTTACTGTTGCTGTTATATTTCTAGCGCTGCTACAAATATTCAATCATCAATTAATAGAAGCACTTACTAGTGACCCATCGCTTTATCATGAAGTGAATCAATATTTATCTGTCTCACAATATCTGGTTTTATTTAATGCGATTACCCAAGTTATTATTTCGCTATTTAATAGCCTTGGGCGAACTAAAATCCCCTTTAAAGGCTACTTAATTGAGATGCCGCTAAATGCGCTAATCTCTTATCTACTTATATATGGGTTTGCCGGCTTTGAAGGCATGGGATTGAAAGGCGCCGCCACCGGTAGCTTAATCGCGATCATGGTGCGAATGGCGTACTTATTGTTATGTGTTCGTTACGCCGATGACATTGAGCTGCCGTTTAAAAAGTACATAAATGGCTTGGCAATGAGCATTAAAAATCACTTTATTGAAGTGTTTCCTATTGCCGCCAACATGACCATTTTATCCATTGGCGCAACCGTATATCAACTGCTCTACTCACAACTGCACATCAACGCTTATGTAGCCATCACCCTAATTATGCCGTGGCTTCGCTCTGGTACGCAGTTTATTACCGCTTGGGCATTATCTTCCGCTATTTCTATCAGTCAGGCCATTGGCTCAAACAAAATGGACGATTTGGTGAAGAACGTAGACACGAGCATCAATATCGCGGTGGTCATTTCTATTATCTGTGCTCTGTTCTTTGGTGTATTAAGCTTGATCATCGCTAAAATCTACCCGCACCTTGATCCTGAGACGTATGTTGCTCTTGCGACCATTGCACCCTTGTATATCTTCTTGCCTGTTGTGCGTGGATACAACACAGTTCACGGACATGTACTGCGTGCTCTTGGCAAAACCTCTGCGGTATTTAAAATTAACTTCACTGGCCAATGGGTAATTTCAATTCCATTGTGTGCGCTCATCATTATGAGTTTCGGTGGGTCTATCTTCTGGGCATTTGCTATTCAACCTTTAGAAGAAATCGTCAAAGCCCTACCCTTTAGGCATTTAGCTCGCAAATCTTTGCGAGAGTTTGATGCCGAAAAAGCAAAGAAATTGATGTACGACTAA
- a CDS encoding DUF294 nucleotidyltransferase-like domain-containing protein, translating into MPESLLPNIIQFLSQIDPFDKIPKAALRELASQVQITYLSKGENVDLCTEGDEKYLYIVRTGSMEQRKSDGVLRARLGAEDLFGFTFLDGTIDSDKGYKAVAIEHTLLYLIPHSALQQLFKASPESAEHFASKAQVRLKSALDVVWSDKEKGLFIKRVKEVASGRVAVVQANQTIQEVAHEMRIVKRTSCAVIYDKDEIVGLITDRDMTKRVIALGASIDQPISTVMTYSPLTIKPDDLVLHAASVMMQFNIRNLPIVENNKVIGLLTTSHLVQNHRVQAIFLIEKIKYATSVSTLASFTPERQAIFEALVEGKVGPEVIGQVMTMIMDAYTRRIIQISIDKLGPPPCEFAWIVAGSHARNEVHMLSDQDSAIVLADDVTENDKIYFKHLASLVCNGLASCDYPLCSGDYMAMNPKWCQPVSVWKHYYKKWVANPEYERLLNISVFLEIRSIYGNNHFEKVLRDEMYANIRQSREFLLMLTHDATNTSPPLGIFNSLVLEKSGENKKTLNVKKYAITLIIDLARIYGLAVESDHSATDKRFQAAYEKGFLSEDSYKNILGAYEFILSFRFNHQLTALKNGEEPNNNIDPNSFGSFERGHLKDAFRIIADLQDAVKVRFGTR; encoded by the coding sequence ATGCCAGAATCTCTATTACCCAATATTATTCAATTTCTGAGTCAGATTGACCCTTTTGACAAGATCCCGAAAGCAGCGCTACGTGAACTTGCCTCACAAGTACAGATTACTTATTTAAGTAAAGGTGAAAATGTCGATCTGTGTACTGAAGGGGATGAAAAATACCTTTATATAGTGCGCACCGGTTCGATGGAGCAACGCAAATCTGACGGCGTATTAAGAGCTCGATTAGGTGCGGAAGATTTATTCGGCTTTACCTTCTTAGACGGGACGATTGACAGTGATAAAGGCTATAAAGCGGTAGCGATTGAGCATACCTTGCTTTATTTGATTCCTCACTCAGCGTTACAGCAGTTATTCAAAGCTTCGCCAGAGAGTGCAGAGCACTTTGCTTCTAAAGCTCAAGTTCGTCTTAAGTCGGCGTTAGATGTGGTGTGGTCTGATAAAGAGAAGGGCCTCTTTATCAAGCGCGTTAAAGAAGTGGCTAGCGGTCGCGTTGCGGTGGTACAAGCCAATCAAACCATTCAGGAAGTGGCGCATGAGATGCGCATCGTTAAGCGAACCTCTTGTGCGGTAATTTATGATAAGGACGAAATTGTTGGTCTTATTACCGACCGTGATATGACAAAACGCGTGATTGCATTAGGCGCTTCAATTGATCAGCCAATTTCTACGGTAATGACGTATTCACCTTTGACTATCAAGCCAGATGATTTGGTACTGCACGCCGCATCGGTCATGATGCAGTTTAATATCCGCAACTTACCTATCGTAGAAAATAATAAAGTTATCGGTCTATTGACCACTTCGCACTTAGTGCAAAACCACCGCGTACAAGCCATCTTCTTGATTGAAAAAATCAAATACGCCACGAGCGTGTCAACACTGGCGAGCTTTACGCCAGAAAGACAAGCCATATTTGAAGCCTTGGTTGAAGGTAAGGTGGGCCCTGAAGTGATAGGGCAGGTAATGACCATGATCATGGATGCCTATACCCGCCGCATTATTCAAATTTCCATTGATAAATTGGGACCACCACCTTGTGAGTTTGCTTGGATAGTGGCCGGTTCACATGCACGTAATGAAGTTCACATGCTGTCAGACCAAGATAGCGCCATTGTATTGGCCGATGATGTGACTGAAAATGACAAGATCTACTTTAAGCATTTGGCGAGCCTAGTGTGTAATGGCTTGGCAAGTTGTGATTACCCGCTTTGTTCGGGTGACTATATGGCGATGAATCCAAAATGGTGTCAGCCAGTCAGTGTTTGGAAACATTACTATAAAAAATGGGTTGCCAATCCTGAATACGAACGCCTGCTTAATATCAGTGTGTTCTTGGAAATCCGTTCTATTTACGGCAATAACCACTTTGAAAAAGTATTGCGTGATGAAATGTATGCCAATATTCGTCAAAGTCGTGAGTTCTTGCTGATGCTAACGCATGATGCAACCAACACCAGTCCTCCGCTGGGTATCTTTAATAGCTTGGTACTTGAAAAATCTGGCGAAAATAAGAAAACCTTGAATGTGAAGAAATACGCAATCACCTTGATTATCGACTTGGCACGTATTTATGGTTTAGCCGTAGAAAGCGATCATTCAGCGACAGATAAGCGCTTCCAGGCCGCCTATGAGAAAGGATTTTTGTCTGAAGACTCTTACAAAAATATTTTAGGCGCGTATGAGTTTATTTTGTCGTTCCGATTTAACCATCAGTTGACTGCGCTGAAAAATGGTGAAGAGCCGAACAACAATATCGATCCAAACAGCTTCGGTAGCTTTGAACGAGGCCACTTAAAAGATGCGTTTAGGATCATTGCGGATCTGCAAGATGCAGTTAAAGTTCGTTTTGGGACACGATAA